In the Ptychodera flava strain L36383 chromosome 1, AS_Pfla_20210202, whole genome shotgun sequence genome, TTCTGCCTATGGTTCCAAGTTTTCTCTGTAACGCTTCTGTGCAGAATGATATGACACTACCTGTGTCCAGAAAGGCATAAGtctgtaccattctatttgagCCTTTCAACTTCACCTTGACAGGGATAATAGTCAGCAGGACCTTGCagttatcatcatcaccaccggTGTCATCGTCTTGACCACCGGTCCCCATAAAGGACTGTACTTGGTCCACCTCTGCCGTGGTGCAGTGTACTGCGACACTCTCCGTCTGTACTGGTCTCTTTGAATCCTCATCTTTATCAGTTGTCGGTCGACGATCCTGATGTAGTACTGTTGGGTGTTTTCCTTGGCATTTGGAGCATTTAGCTTTCTGCTTGCATTGCCTACTCCGGTGACCAGGTTTCAGACAGCCAAAACATACACCTTGGTTTCTCAGGAAGTTAACAGTATCTTCTTGACTGGCTGCAATCAATTGTTCGCAACTGTCGAAAGAATGATTGTTATCTTGGCAGTGCAGGCATGGTTTCTGTTGAGCCTTGTTTGGTTTGGAGGTTGAAGTGTTGCTCTTCTTGCTCCCTTGGTTCGTCTTCTTGTCTGCGCTTGTAACGCTAGTGGCGAAAGATTGTTCCACTTTGTCTGTACCTCTCTTCTTTTTCACTGGATTGTCGAGGCTAGCCATTGCTTGTCTACTGTAGTCCGGGCATGACAGTCTGCTTGCTTCGGACTTCACCAGATCGACGAGGTCTTCAAATCTTACTCTTTTCTTGGCTTTGCGTATCTTCGCTGTGCGTTTACTCCAAGAATCTTGAATAAAGTAAGGAAGCTTCTTGACGATCcgtttcatattttctgaatgttcTAGTATTTCTAGGCCATCAACGCATCGGGTTGCTGTCTTACATCGATTCAAGAAGATGGCGAACTTGTCTAACGAGGCAACGTTGTCTGGCTTGATTGGAGGCCAGTCCAAAACCTTCCTCAGATAGGCGTTGGCTATCTTGTGTGGATCACCATAGCGCTCTTCCAGCTCCTCCATGGCACCTTGATATGCTTCACTTGCATCTATACCCGCATACCTTGAACTATTTCATGGGCTGTGCCTTCCGTGAACTGTCTCAGCAGAGTGAGTTTATCTTTATCATCTTCGGCAGTCGGTACTAGTTTGGTCTCAAACTCATCTATGAATGATCTGTACTCCATGATGTTACCGTCAAACTTCTTTATCACTGTGGACATTTTCTTTATTGCTCTGATCATGGCCCACTGTGCAGAGTCACGTGTCGTCTTACTCATGTTACTGCTATTGCTTCTAATGGAAATTCTGGAAGCTGCTACACTGACTTCTTCTTCTAAATCATCCGCCTCACTGTCATTCTCCCTTTTTATTGTAGGAGTTTCCTTCTTATACACTCGTACTGGTGTTGTGGTCTTTCGTGGTTTTGTTCTGGACACAATGGATTCGTCCTCCAGTGGTCAGTCTTAATATTGATGGCGATATCGTCCTCGAATTCGTCACCAAAAAACTTATTCAGAGATCTAGCTCTAGCATCGGCTACGGCAATCTttgtgtcaagttcatgttgctCCTCCTTGAGTTGAAGCTCATGTCTTGCCATGGCCCGCTCCATTTCTTGCCTCTCCCGTGTTCTTGGAGTTGAAGCTTATACTTAGCACGCTCAATCTCTTGCTTCTTCTTGAGCTTAGCTGACCTTGCCAACAGTTCAGCCTTTTCCCTTTCATCTGCTAGTTTGGTGGCTGAGAGTGCACTGTGGCTCGTATGATGGCTGACCCCACTCTGGCTGCCAACTACAGACGGCTTCGGTGTGCCGACTTGAGAGACACTATCTTCTGGTCCTACATCCTCTTGTGGATGAATTGGTGTGGGGTTCGCAATTGGTGCTGGCTTCGCTTCTTGTTCGCTCAACCATGCAGTGGTGTCTTTAAAGAAGGTCCCAAAAACGTCTTCGACATCGGCCAGCCAACGAAGGCGTTCGTCTGGCACCTGATCCTTTGGGAGTAAACTTTCGTATTCATAGCCCGGTTCTGCAAAGACTTGATGCAGCTCCTTCCACACTTCAAACTTCAGTTTGACTGTGAATAGGTCTGCCTTATCAGCGATGAGCTCCCGTATCTTCGTGGACTTTTGGGTTAGTGAACCCGCTGTTTTCTCTAAGAAGCCACCTTTAGTAGATAACTCATATTTAAGTCCTTTTTCTGACAGTGTTCTGTCACGGCCGCTACGCCTGGGTTCTTGCAATTCCTTTTCCGGTGACGAAGTTCTTGATTTCTTTTCTTCATCTTCCATGGTTTGACTTAGGTGAATATCACAAGTCCGATGCAAAATCGTTAATGAGAAATGTAGCGcgcaaacaaattccttaagactcaaaattatttgtctgcAACTACTATGCAATAGTCGTCTACAACTGATATTCCGTAATGCGTTCCCTCTTAAATAAGACGAAGCAAATATCCGATCTAAGTTTCACGTGGTTTATTCGAATATAGGCATGTCTTCCAGACTGAGAACAACAAATTCTCTGAGTAGAATGTTGTACTACAAACGTTGAGAACGTTTGGGAACgattaactgaaaacaaatcaaaacaaaaggatACAGGAAGTGAGAACTAAGCTACGTTcacactatgacacaggaaGTAAATACTTTCTTTGACCAGGAAGTAAATACACTCTATGACACAGGAAATTAGAAACAGGAAGTAACTAACAGGAAGTAATACTCCCTCTAAGATGactcaggggtcaaaggtcataatagGTGGGGTGGTCACGTGACCCACCTCAGTAAACGCCCTCTAACGGTGACTGAACGTTTACTTTCgttgacaaaatctcatttgcataaaagcagCCCTGACTTAATGAACAATACGCTGCTTTGAAACAATCACTAACTCAAAGATGCATAAGAATACAATCACTAAATTCTACTTTAACTAAAAGGTCTCAAAAGTTGTACTATAAATGTAATCAGAGTCGTTGAATGTGTCCATTATAGCATTCATTGTTCGCATACTTCAATAAGGTCCTTGGCCTTTTGTTAGGCACACGTGCTCTTAGAGTCTCACAATGGAATAAGGCTATTCAATGTTCCTTCAAGAATGTCTGCTTTAAAGTCACAAAAGAATCAACTGAATTGCTTACCGATTTTGTGTAGGGTTGTATAAGACTATCGCATCAACAGGTTCAAAGCTGTTTCATCAAAatggtctttacaagcaatcttGGCGAGAACTATAGCCGGTCACTTCAGAGACATGTCCACTCTCTGAAGGTCTAACTTAAAGTGTCTAAAAGCACGCTTGGAATGGCTGCATGTGCGCAGTGCGTAATACAAAAGATAAACATTAAAGGACGGAAGTTGATGGTGActcatgactttgaatttgaactatGGCCAAATAAGGGGATGTTGATTTTGACCGTAACATTCCGGTCCCCTAATTGTGTAGATGTGACTCGGAACAATTATAAATCCAATATtctaaactggtcaaaattcaaTCTAACTAAACAAACATGAATAATATACTGTTCATATATCACTAATAAAAAAGATTAAAGTTCTTAGCTGTTCTTGTGTCCTTCAGAGGAATCTTCAAAGGCGTCGGCCTCCAGGAGCACACACAACTTATCCACTGGACGTCGTAGAGTAGTCGTTCTGGTCTTGACTTCTGCAAACCTGACGAGTcccttcttgtctttcatcacttCGGTGATTCTGCCCATGGACCAGGAGTTCCTCGGTGCTGTGTTGTCGACGATCAACACCACGTCTCCAACGTTGAGGTTTCTTCTGATCTCGAGCCACTTCTGTCTCTCTTGTAGCACCGGGAGATATTCTTTCATCCATCTCTTCCAGAATACATCTGCCAGGTACTGCACTTGTCTCCATCAACGGCGTACGTAGTTGTCATTCTTCTGAAACAAGCCGGGTGGCAGGGCCTGTTTTGGTTTCAGCATTAACGGTTCAGCATTAACAGGTGGTTGGGTGTTAATGCCTCTAGATCGTTCGGATCTTCTGACAGCCTGGTGATTGGTCGGCTGTTAATTATGGCTTCCACTTCGCAGAACAGCGTTCGGAGTGCTTCATCTGACATGCGAAGTGGTTGTTCTTTGAGCAAGGAAAAGATGATTTTCCTTATGGTTCTGATGTGACGCTCCCATACTCCTCCAAAGTGGGAACCTGCTGGGGGGTTGAATTCCCATTTGATGTCTTGTTGGTGGAGCATCTCAGCTATCTTCTCTTGGTTCCATCTCTTGATACTCTCCTTCAGCTCTTTGTCGGCTGCGACGAAGTTAGTCCCGTTGTCTGATCTGATGGACCTAACTTGTCCTCTTCGTGCTATAAATCTTCTGATGGCGTTGATGCACGAATCTGTATCTAATGAGCAGGCTACTTCTAAGTGTACCGCACGAGTCGCCATACATGTGAAGATCGCTCCATACCTCTTCTCAGTGACACGGCCACGTTTGACCTCCAGTGGTCCGAAGTAATCTACACCTGTGCGAGTGAATGGTGGCTCTTCGGGGGTGATGCGGTCCTTAGGTAGGTCTGACATCTTCTGCTCACAAACTTTTGCTCCATATTTTCTACAGATGACACATTTGGTTACGAGGTTGCGGATTGCTGTAGGCGCCCGTAGAATCCAATATTTCTCTCTTAGCTTCGCCAGCATCGAGTTCCTTCCAAGATGTCCGACTTCTTCTATATCCTCTACGGCCACGACTTCTGTTCTGTAGCTGGGAGGATGTTGTCCTTGTTCGTTCAATCTGACTACGTGCCAGGGGATCCATCCTACGCGTGTTCTGCATGTGTGAGGGGTTGAGTTCGGACCACGTATTGTTTCCAGAGGGGTAAATACTGCTGTTTCTCCGGTACCTATCATCAGTCCTATTTCGGCATCTATTCTTGGAAGCCTTATATCCTTCAAATGCGGCCATCTCATGAGATCTTCTTGACGGGGAATGTAGTCTTCAGAGACGCCTATCTCTGGTTTAGTGTATACTGTTTTCAGCTCTACCTGTGGCTCTGAACAGTCTAGGTTGTAAACTTCTATGCCCGTGACTTTGTCGCAGGTGTGGCTGCCTAAGCCGTTCACTGTGTTTACCGTCAGCTTTGTCTTTCTGCCTATGGCTCCAAGTTTTCTCTGTAACGCTTCTGTGCAGAATGATATGACACTACCTGTGTCCAGAAAGGCATAAGtctgtaccattctatttgagCCTTTCAACTTCACCTTGACAGGGATAATAGTCAGCAGGACCTTGCagttatcatcatcaccaccggTGTCATCGTCTTGACCACCGGTCCCCATAAAGGACTGTACTTGGTCCACCTCTGCCGTGGTGCAGTGTACTGCGACACTCTCCGTCTGTACTGGTCTCTTTGAATCCTCATCTTTATCAGTTGTCGGTCGACGATCCTGATGTAGTACTGTTGGGTGTTTTCCTTGGCATTTGGAGCATTTAGCTTTCTGCTTGCATTGCCTACTCCGGTGACCAGGTTTCAGACAGCCAAAACATACACCTTGGTTTCTCAGGAAGTTAACAGTATCTTCTTGACTGGCTGCAATCAATTGTTCGCAACTGTCGAAAGAATGATTGTTATCTTGGCAGTGCAGGCATGGTTTCTGTTGAGCCTTGTTTGGTTTGGAGGTTGAAGTGTTGCTCTTCTTGCTCCCTTGGTTCGTCTTCTTGTCTGCGCTTGTAACGCTAGTGGCGAAAGATTGTTCCACTTTGTCTGTACCTCTCTTCTTTTTCACTGGATTGTCGAGGCTAGCCATTGCTTGTCTACTGTAGTCCGGGCATGACAGTCTGCTTGCTTCGGACTTCACCAGATCGACGAGGTCTTCAAATCTTACTCTTTTCTTGGCTTTGCGTATCTTCGCTGTGCGTTTACTCCAAGAATCTTGAATAAAGTAAGGAAGCTTCTTGACGATCcgtttcatattttctgaatgttcTAGTATTTCTAGGCCATCAACGCATCGGGTTGCTGTCTTACATCGATTCAAGAAGATGGCGAACTTGTCTAACGAGGC is a window encoding:
- the LOC139145633 gene encoding uncharacterized protein, whose product is MEDEEKKSRTSSPEKELQEPRRSGRDRTLSEKGLKYELSTKGGFLEKTASSLTQKSTKIRDLIADKADLFTVKLKFEVWKELHQVFADTGYEYESLLPKDQVPDEHLRWLADVEDVFGTFFKDTTAWLSEQEAKPASTANPTPIHPREDVGPEDSVSQVGTPKPSVVGSQSGVSHHTSHSALSATKLADEREKAELLARSAKLKKKQEIERAKYKLQLQEHRERQEMERAMARHELQLKEEQHELDTKIAVADARARSLNKFFGDEFEDDIAINIKTEPLEDESIVSRTKPRKTTTPVRVYKKETPTIERENDSEADDLEEEVSVAASRISIRSSSSNMSKTTRDSAQWAMIRAIKKMSTVIKKFDGNIMEYRSFIDEFETKLVPTAEDDKDKLTLLRQFTEGTAHEIVQGYAGIDASEAYQGAMEELEERYGDPHKIANAYLRKVLDWPPIKPDNVASLDKFAIFLNRCKTATRCVDGLEILEHSENMKRIVKKLPYFIQDSWSKRTAKIRKAKKRVRFEDLVDLVKSEASRLSCPDYSRQAMASLDNPVKKKRGTDKVEQSFATSVTSADKKTNQGSKKSNTSTSKPNKAQQKPCLHCQDNNHSFDSCEQLIAASQEDTVNFLRNQGVCFGCLKPGHRSRQCKQKAKCSKCQGKHPTVLHQDRRPTTDKDEDSKRPVQTESVAVHCTTAEVDQVQSFMGTGGQDDDTGGDDDNCKVLLTIIPVKVKLKGSNRMVQTYAFLDTGSVISFCTEALQRKLGAIGRKTKLTVNTVNGLGSHTCDKVTGIEVYNLDCSEPQVELKTVYTKPEIGVSEDYIPRQEDLMRWPHLKDIRLPRIDAEIGLMIGTGETAVFTPLETIRGPNSTPHTCRTRVGWIPWHVVRLNEQGQHPPSYRTEVVAVEDIEEVGHLGRNSMLAKLREKYWILRAPTAIRNLVTKCVICRKYGAKVCEQKMSDLPKDRITPEEPPFTRTGVDYFGPLEVKRGRVTEKRYGAIFTCMATRAVHLEVACSLDTDSCINAIRRFIARRGQVRSIRSDNGTNFVAADKELKESIKRWNQEKIAEMLHQQDIKWEFNPPAGSHFGGVWERHIRTIRKIIFSLLKEQPLRMSDEALRTLFCEVEAIINSRPITRLSEDPNDLEALTPNHLLMLNR